From a region of the Clupea harengus chromosome 9, Ch_v2.0.2, whole genome shotgun sequence genome:
- the LOC105910123 gene encoding olfactory receptor 52D1-like, with protein sequence MDTEELPPCKQDKVHYKGGELSRETLNEKPWSSPQVSSLEMNESSTRDTLSFTVYVGMGSARYVLLTVVALAYIATILANITLMLLIFLDTSLHKPMYIFLFSLILNGLVGSTAVWPNVMNILSTNIPLISYEGCLVQVFLMGTYGACNFSMLTVMAYDRFISIFKPLQYHTIITPQKVKQLLFVANFSPAAMVLGQIYLTSQLPLCRYKVHKIFCDNLGITSLSCDDSHTIQSRVTNLYGIIITIVIAALSVLLILLSYVKIMVLSLKASRNARKKAFKTCSPHIIIFVNFSLASLFSLFYNRFNTYLPGEANILLSMNYILVPPLLQPIIYGIKTQEIRQSFSKVRRRTVFAMSECLFAPSSVFSLCVTGRLTQTM encoded by the exons ATGGACACAGAGGAGCTTCCTCCTTGTAAACAAGACAAAGTTCACTATAAAGGAGGAGAACTGAGCAGAGAGACTCTCAATGAGAAGCCATGGTCGTCACCACAG GTATCATCTTTAGAGATGAATGAATCTTCCACCAGGGACACTTTATCTTTCACAGTTTATGTGGGTATGGGCTCAGCCAGATATGTTTTACTGACTGTTGTTGCCTTGGCATACATTGCCACTATATTAGCCAACATTACTCTTATGCTGTTGATATTCCTAGACACATCCCTACATAAaccaatgtatatatttttatttagtttaattttAAATGGGTTAGTTGGAAGCACAGCTGTTTGGCCAAACGTTATGAATATACTCTCAACAAACATTCCTCTTATCTCGTATGAAGGATGTCTCGTCCAGGTTTTTCTAATGGGAACATATGGAGCTTGTAACTTCTCTATGCTGACAGTGATGGCTTATGACAGATTTATCTCCATATTTAAGCCTTTGCAGTACCACACCATCATTACCCCACAGAAAGTAAAGCAGTTGCTGTTTGTTGCAAACTTTAGCCCTGCAGCTATGGTACTCGGTCAAATATACCTAACTTCTCAACTACCATTGTGCAGATACAAAGTTCATAAGATATTTTGTGATAATCTAGGCATTACAAGCTTATCATGTGATGACAGTCACACCATTCAAAGTCGAGTGACCAACTTGTATGGTATAATTATCACAATTGTTATTGCAGCTTTGTCGGTGTTACTCATTTTATTGTCATATGTTAAAATTATGGTGTTAAGCTTGAAAGCTTCACGCAACGCAAGAAAGAAAGCATTTAAAACCTGCTCTCCACACATAATTATTTTTGTAAATTTCTCATTGGCCTCACTGTTCTCACTATTTTATAATCGCTTCAACACTTATTTACCAGGAGAGGCCAACATACTCTTGTCAATGAATTATATCCTTGTTCCTCCACTGTTACAACCAATTATATATGGCATTAAAACACAGGAAATTAGACAGAGTTTCTCAAAAGTCAGGAGAAGAACTGTTTTtgcaatgtctgaatgtctgtTCGCTCCATCATCAgtattttctctctgtgtgacaggCAGGTTAACACAGACTATGTAA
- the LOC116221922 gene encoding olfactory receptor 52D1-like, producing MVLGPDYETAGQKVSSLEMNESSTRDTLSFTVYVGMGSARYVLLTVVALAYLATILANITLMLLIFLDTSLHKPMYIFVFSLILNGLVGSTAVWPNVMNILSTNIPLISYEGCLVQVFLMGTYGACNFSMLTVMAYDRFISIFKPLQYHTIITPQKVKQLLFVANFSPAAMVLGQIYLTSQLPLCRYKVHKIFCDNLGITSLSCDDSHTIQSRVTNLYGIIITIVIAVLPVFLILLSYVKIMVLSLKASRNARKKAFETCSPHIIIFVNFSLASLFAVFYNRFNPYLPGEANILLSMNYILVPPLLQPIIYGIKTQEIRQSFSKVRRRTVFATSECQFAPSSVFSLCVTGRLTQTM from the exons ATGGTTTTGGGCCCGGATTACGAAACAGCAGGACAAAAG GTATCATCTTTAGAGATGAATGAATCTTCCACCAGGGACACTTTATCTTTCACAGTTTATGTGGGTATGGGCTCAGCCAGATATGTTTTACTGACTGTTGTTGCCTTGGCATACCTTGCCACTATATTAGCCAACATTACTCTTATGCTGTTGATTTTCCTAGACACATCCCTACATAAGccaatgtatatatttgtatttagtttAATTTTAAATGGGTTAGTTGGAAGCACAGCTGTTTGGCCAAACGTTATGAATATACTCTCAACAAACATTCCTCTTATCTCGTATGAAGGATGTCTCGTGCAGGTTTTTCTAATGGGAACATATGGAGCTTGTAACTTCTCTATGCTGACAGTGATGGCTTATGACAGATTTATCTCCATATTTAAGCCTTTGCAGTACCACACCATCATTACCCCACAGAAAGTAAAGCAGTTGCTGTTTGTTGCAAACTTTAGCCCTGCAGCTATGGTACTCGGTCAAATATACCTAACTTCTCAACTACCATTGTGCAGATACAAAGTTCATAAGATATTTTGTGATAATCTAGGCATTACAAGCTTATCATGTGATGACAGCCACACCATTCAAAGTCGAGTGACCAACTTGTATGGTATAATTATCACAATTGTTATTGCAGTTTTGCCGGTGTTTCTCATTTTATTGTCATATGTTAAAATTATGGTGTTAAGCTTGAAAGCTTCACGAAACGCAAGAAAGAAAGCTTTTGAAACCTGCTCTCCACACATAATTATTTTTGTAAATTTCTCATTGGCCTCACTGTTCGCTGTCTTTTATAATCGCTTCAATCCTTACTTACCAGGAGAGGCCAACATACTCTTGTCAATGAATTATATACTTGTTCCTCCACTGTTGCAACCAAttatatatggtataaaaacaCAGGAAATTAGACAGAGTTTCTCAAAAGTCAGGAGAAGAACTGTTTTTGCAACGTCTGAATGTCAGTTTGCTCCATCATCAgtattttctctctgtgtgacaggCAGGTTAACACAGACTATGTAA
- the LOC116221923 gene encoding olfactory receptor 52J3-like — protein MNESFHVTLIFAAYKDMGSAKYVLFTVVFLIYLASLLVSISILILIYLDISLHKPMFIFLFLLIVNGLIGSTAVWPQVMLLLLTEVNTTSYEGCLFQFFLVGSYGGCNYTVLTAMAYDRFVSIFQPLQYHTIMTPQKVKQLSFAAYFVPAAFLLGQVCLTTQISLCQYTIHKIFCDNFSIFSLSCADNISHVSNVYGIFLLISFGVLPVFLVFLSYLKIVLVTLNASRNERKKAIETCTPHLIIFINFSLVTFFAIIYNRVSDYLPGGVNVFMSINYVLIPPLMHPVIYGLKSKEIQQSRSKIWRKAIFAVSESVPRIDKSSKVIT, from the coding sequence ATGAATGAATCTTTCCATGTCACATTGATTTTTGCAGCCTACAAGGACATGGGCTCAGCCAAATATGTACTTTTTACTGTTGTTTTCCTCATATACCTTGCCTCCCTATTAGTCAGTATTTCTATTTTGATTTTAATTTACCTGGACATTTCCCTCCATAAGCCAatgttcatatttttatttttattaattgtAAATGGGTTGATTGGAAGCACAGCTGTTTGGCCACAGGTAATGCTTCTTCTGTTAACAGAGGTCAATACCACATCATATGAGGGCtgtctttttcagttttttctaGTAGGAAGCTATGGGGGTTGTAACTACACAGTGCTGACAGCTATGGCTTATGACAGATTTGTCTCCATATTTCAGCCTTTGCAGTACCACACCATCATGACCCCACAGAAAGTGAAACAGCTGTCCTTTGCTGCTTACTTTGTGCCTGCAGCTTTTCTTCTTGGTCAAGTATGTCTGACAACCCAGATTTCCCTGTGCCAATACACGATTCACAAGATTTTTTGTGATAACTTCTCTATCTTTAGTTTATCATGTGCTGACAACATCAGTCATGTGAGCAATGTGTATGGTATATTTCTCCTCATTAGTTTTGGTGTTCTTCCTGTATTTCTCGTTTTTCTGTCATATTTGAAAATTGTGTTGGTAACACTGAATGCttcaagaaatgaaagaaaaaaagccatTGAAACATGCACCCCACActtaattatttttattaatttctCTTTGGTCACATTCTTTGCTATTATATATAATCGTGTCAGTGATTATTTACCAGGAGGGGTTAATGTTTTTATGTCTATAAATTATGTACTTATTCCCCCACTGATGCATCCCGTTATATATGGTTTAAAAAGTAAGGAAATTCAACAAAGCCGCTCCAAAATTTGGAGAAAGGCCATTTTTGCAGTCTCTGAAAGTGTTCCAAGGATTGACAAATCGTCCAAGGTCATAACATAG